A DNA window from Bos indicus x Bos taurus breed Angus x Brahman F1 hybrid chromosome 16, Bos_hybrid_MaternalHap_v2.0, whole genome shotgun sequence contains the following coding sequences:
- the ABL2 gene encoding tyrosine-protein kinase ABL2 isoform X3 — translation MGQQVGRVGEAPGLQQSQPRGIRGSSAARPSGRRRDLVGRTAEAGFNIFTQHDHFASCLEDGFEGDKTGGSSPEALHRPYGCDVEPQALNEAIRWSSKENLLGATESDPNLFVALYDFVASGDNTLSITKGEKLRVLGYNQNGEWSEVRSKNGQGWVPSNYITPVNSLEKHSWYHGPVSRSAAEYLLSSLINGSFLVRESESSPGQLSISLRYEGRVYHYRINTTTDGKVYVTAESRFSTLAELVHHHSTVADGLVTTLHYPAPKCNKPTVYGVSPIHDKWEMERTDITMKHKLGGGQYGEVYVGVWKKYSLTVAVKTLKEDTMEVEEFLKEAAVMKEIKHPNLVQLLGVCTLEPPFYIVTEYMPYGNLLDYLRECNREEVTAVVLLYMATQISSAMEYLEKKNFIHRDLAARNCLVGENHVVKVADFGLSRLMTGDTYTAHAGAKFPIKWTAPESLAYNTFSIKSDVWAFGVLLWEIATYGMSPYPGIDLSQVYDLLEKGYRMEQPEGCPPKVYELMRACWKWSPADRPSFAETHQAFETMFHDSSISEEVAEELGRAAAASSVVPYLPRLPLLPSKTRTLKKQGENKENIEGAQDATEDSASSSAPGFIRSAQAPSGSPALPRKQRDKSPSSLLEDAKETCFTRDRKGGFFSSFMKKRNAPTPPKRSSSFREMENQPHKKYELTGLPEQDRMAMTLPRNCQRSKLQLERTVSTSSQPEENVDRANDTLPKKSEEGAAPTRERPKAKLLPRGGTALPLRTPSGDPATTEKDSPGLGVAGVAAAPKSKERNGGARLGMAGVPEDGEQTGWASPAKTAAVLPTTHNHKVPVLISPTLKHTPADVQLIGTDSQGNKFKLLSEHQVTSSGDKDRPRRVKPKCAPPPPPVMRLLQHPSVCSDSTEEPAAPTAVQPKSETQEGGKKAAPGAVPTSGKAGRPVMPPPQVPLPTSSGSPAKMANGTAGTKVALRKTKQAAEKISANKISKEALLECADLLSSAITEPVPNSQLVDTGHQLLDYCSGYVDCIPQTRNKFAFREAVSKLELSLQELQVSSAAAGVPGANPVLNNLLSCVQEISDVVQR, via the exons atcACTTTGCCAGCTGTTTGGAGGATGGATTTGAGGGAGACAAGACTGGAGGCAGTAGTCCAG AAGCCTTGCATCGCCCCTACGGTTGTGATGTTGAACCCCAGGCCCTGAACGAAGCCATCAGGTGGAGCTCCAAGGAGAACCTGCTTGGAGCCACCGAGAGTGACCCTAATCTCTTTGTTGCACTTTATGATTTTGTAGCAAGTGGTGATAACACACTCAGCATCACTAAAG GTGAAAAGCTCCGAGTCCTTGGTTACAACCAGAATGGAGAGTGGAGCGAAGTTCGCTCTAAGAATGGCCAAGGCTGGGTGCCAAGCAACTACATCACCCCTGTGAACAGCCTGGAAAAACATTCCTGGTATCATGGACCTGTGTCTCGCAGTGCAGCAGAGTACCTACTCAGCAGTCTGATCAATGGCAGCTTCCTGGTGCGAGAGAGTGAGAGCAGCCCCGGGCAGCTGTCAATCTCGCTCAGGTACGAGGGGCGTGTGTATCACTACAGGATCAATACCACCACAGATGGCAAG GTATACGTAACTGCTGAGAGCCGCTTCAGCACCTTGGCCGAGCTTGTTCACCATCACTCCACGGTGGCTGATGGGCTGGTGACAACCCTACACTATCCAGCACCCAAGTGTAATAAGCCTACAGTCTACGGTGTGTCCCCCATCCACGACAAGTGGGAAATGGAACGAACAGATATTACCATGAAGCACAAACTTGGGGGTGGTCAGTATGGAGAGGTTTACGTTGGCGTCTGGAAGAAATACAGCCTTACAGTTGCTGTGAAAACATTGAAG GAAGATACTATGGAGGTGGAGGAATTTCTCAAGGAAGCTGCAGTGATGAAGGAAATCAAGCATCCTAACCTGGTACAGCTATTAG GTGTGTGTACCTTGGAGCCACCATTTTACATTGTGACTGAATACATGCCTTATGGGAACTTGCTTGATTATCTCCGAGAATGCAACCGAGAAGAGGTGACTGCAGTTGTACTGCTTTACATGGCCACTCAGATCTCGTCTGCAATGGAGTATTTAGAGAAGAAGAATTTCATCCACAG GGATCTTGCAGCTCGTAACTGCCTGGTGGGAGAAAACCATGTGGTGAAAGTGGCTGATTTTGGCTTAAGTAGACTGATGACCGGAGACACCTATACTGCTCATGCTGGAGCCAAATTTCCTATTAAATGGACAGCACCAGAGAGTCTTGCCTACAATACTTTCTCAATTAAATCTGACGTCTGGG CTTTTGGGGTGCTCTTATGGGAAATTGCTACATATGGAATGTCACCATATCCAGGTATTGACCTGTCTCAGGTCTATGATCTACTGGAAAAAGGATACCGAATGGAGCAGCCTGAAGGATGTCCCCCTAAGGTGTATGAACTTATGAGAGCAT GCTGGAAGTGGAGCCCTGCCGACAGGCCCTCTTTTGCAGAAACACATCAAGCTTTTGAAACCATGTTCCACGACTCTAGCATTTCTGAAG AGGTTGCTGAGGAGCTTGGGAGGGCCGCCGCCGCCTCGTCTGTGGTTCCATATCTGCCTCGACTGCCTCTGCTTCCTTCCAAGACCCGGACGCTGAAGAAGCAGGGGGAGAACAAGGAGAACATCGAGGGGGCACAAGATGCCACAGAAGATTCTGCTTCCAGTTCAGCACCAG ggttCATTAGAAGTGCACAGGCCCCCAGTGGGTCCCCAGCACTGCCTCGAAAGCAGAGAGACAAGTCACCCAGCAGCCTCTTGGAAGATGCCAAAGAGACATGCTTCACCAGAGATAGGAAGGGAGGCTTCTTCAGCTCCTTTATGAAAAAGAGAAACGCTCCCACACCCCCCAAACGCAGCAGCTCCTTCCGAGAAATGGAGAACCAGCCCCACAAGAAATACGAACTGACGG GGCTTCCAGAGCAGGATAGGATGGCAATGACCCTTCCCAGGAACTGCCAGAGGTCCAAACTCCAGCTGGAAAGGACAGTGTCCACCTCTTCTCAGCCAGAAGAGAATGTGGACAGGGCCAATGACACGCTTCCAAAAAAATCAGAGGAAGGTGCCGCTCCGACCAGGGAGAGACCAAAAGCCAAACTTCTGCCCAGAGGAGGCACCGCTCTTCCTCTCAGAACCCCCTCTGGGGATCCAGCCACTACAGAGAAGGATTCTCCAGGGTTGGGGGTGGCTGGAGTGGCAGCTGCCCCCAAGAGCAAGGAGAGGAATGGTGGGGCACGACTTGGCATGGCTGGAGTCCCAGAGGATGGCGAGCAGACCGGCTGGGCTTCTCCAGCCAAGACTGCCGCGGTCCTCCCAACCACTCATAACCACAAAGTGCCCGTCCTTATCTCACCCACTCTGAAGCACACTCCAGCTGACGTGCAGCTCATTGGCACAGACTCTCAGGGGAATAAATTCAAGCTCTTATCAGAGCATCAGGTCACTTCCTCTGGAGACAAGGACCGACCCCGCCGGGTAAAACCAAAGtgtgccccgcccccaccaccagtGATGAGACTACTGCAGCATCCGTCCGTGTGCTCAGACTCCACGGAAGAGCCAGCCGCCCCGACTGCAGTCCAGCCCAAGTCAGAAAcacaggagggagggaaaaaggcGGCTCCAGGGGCGGTGCCCACCAGTGGGAAAGCTGGGAGGCCTGTGATGCCTCCACCTCAAGTGCCTCTGCCCACATCTTCCGGCTCGCCAGCCAAAATGGCCAATGGCACAGCAGGTACTAAAGTGGCTCTGAGAAAAACCAAACAGGCGGCCGAGAAAATCTCAGCCAACAAAATCAGCAAGGAGGCCCTGCTGGAATGTGCCGACCTACTGTCCAGTGCCATCACGGAACCTGTGCCCAACAGCCAGCTGGTGGACACTGGCCACCAGCTGCTCGACTACTGCTCAGGCTACGTGGACTGCATCCCTCAAACTCGCAACAAATTTGCCTTCCGAGAGGCTGTGAGCAAACTGGAACTCAgcctgcaggagctgcaggtgtCTTCTGCAGCCGCTGGCGTGCCCGGGGCAAACCCTGTCCTTAACAACTTACTGTCATGTGTACAGGAAATCAGTGATGTGGTGCAGAGGTAG
- the ABL2 gene encoding tyrosine-protein kinase ABL2 isoform X4, translating to MGQQVGRVGEAPGLQQSQPRGIRGSSAARPSGRRRDLVGRTAEAGFNIFTQHEALHRPYGCDVEPQALNEAIRWSSKENLLGATESDPNLFVALYDFVASGDNTLSITKGEKLRVLGYNQNGEWSEVRSKNGQGWVPSNYITPVNSLEKHSWYHGPVSRSAAEYLLSSLINGSFLVRESESSPGQLSISLRYEGRVYHYRINTTTDGKVYVTAESRFSTLAELVHHHSTVADGLVTTLHYPAPKCNKPTVYGVSPIHDKWEMERTDITMKHKLGGGQYGEVYVGVWKKYSLTVAVKTLKEDTMEVEEFLKEAAVMKEIKHPNLVQLLGVCTLEPPFYIVTEYMPYGNLLDYLRECNREEVTAVVLLYMATQISSAMEYLEKKNFIHRDLAARNCLVGENHVVKVADFGLSRLMTGDTYTAHAGAKFPIKWTAPESLAYNTFSIKSDVWAFGVLLWEIATYGMSPYPGIDLSQVYDLLEKGYRMEQPEGCPPKVYELMRACWKWSPADRPSFAETHQAFETMFHDSSISEEVAEELGRAAAASSVVPYLPRLPLLPSKTRTLKKQGENKENIEGAQDATEDSASSSAPGFIRSAQAPSGSPALPRKQRDKSPSSLLEDAKETCFTRDRKGGFFSSFMKKRNAPTPPKRSSSFREMENQPHKKYELTGLPEQDRMAMTLPRNCQRSKLQLERTVSTSSQPEENVDRANDTLPKKSEEGAAPTRERPKAKLLPRGGTALPLRTPSGDPATTEKDSPGLGVAGVAAAPKSKERNGGARLGMAGVPEDGEQTGWASPAKTAAVLPTTHNHKVPVLISPTLKHTPADVQLIGTDSQGNKFKLLSEHQVTSSGDKDRPRRVKPKCAPPPPPVMRLLQHPSVCSDSTEEPAAPTAVQPKSETQEGGKKAAPGAVPTSGKAGRPVMPPPQVPLPTSSGSPAKMANGTAGTKVALRKTKQAAEKISANKISKEALLECADLLSSAITEPVPNSQLVDTGHQLLDYCSGYVDCIPQTRNKFAFREAVSKLELSLQELQVSSAAAGVPGANPVLNNLLSCVQEISDVVQR from the exons AAGCCTTGCATCGCCCCTACGGTTGTGATGTTGAACCCCAGGCCCTGAACGAAGCCATCAGGTGGAGCTCCAAGGAGAACCTGCTTGGAGCCACCGAGAGTGACCCTAATCTCTTTGTTGCACTTTATGATTTTGTAGCAAGTGGTGATAACACACTCAGCATCACTAAAG GTGAAAAGCTCCGAGTCCTTGGTTACAACCAGAATGGAGAGTGGAGCGAAGTTCGCTCTAAGAATGGCCAAGGCTGGGTGCCAAGCAACTACATCACCCCTGTGAACAGCCTGGAAAAACATTCCTGGTATCATGGACCTGTGTCTCGCAGTGCAGCAGAGTACCTACTCAGCAGTCTGATCAATGGCAGCTTCCTGGTGCGAGAGAGTGAGAGCAGCCCCGGGCAGCTGTCAATCTCGCTCAGGTACGAGGGGCGTGTGTATCACTACAGGATCAATACCACCACAGATGGCAAG GTATACGTAACTGCTGAGAGCCGCTTCAGCACCTTGGCCGAGCTTGTTCACCATCACTCCACGGTGGCTGATGGGCTGGTGACAACCCTACACTATCCAGCACCCAAGTGTAATAAGCCTACAGTCTACGGTGTGTCCCCCATCCACGACAAGTGGGAAATGGAACGAACAGATATTACCATGAAGCACAAACTTGGGGGTGGTCAGTATGGAGAGGTTTACGTTGGCGTCTGGAAGAAATACAGCCTTACAGTTGCTGTGAAAACATTGAAG GAAGATACTATGGAGGTGGAGGAATTTCTCAAGGAAGCTGCAGTGATGAAGGAAATCAAGCATCCTAACCTGGTACAGCTATTAG GTGTGTGTACCTTGGAGCCACCATTTTACATTGTGACTGAATACATGCCTTATGGGAACTTGCTTGATTATCTCCGAGAATGCAACCGAGAAGAGGTGACTGCAGTTGTACTGCTTTACATGGCCACTCAGATCTCGTCTGCAATGGAGTATTTAGAGAAGAAGAATTTCATCCACAG GGATCTTGCAGCTCGTAACTGCCTGGTGGGAGAAAACCATGTGGTGAAAGTGGCTGATTTTGGCTTAAGTAGACTGATGACCGGAGACACCTATACTGCTCATGCTGGAGCCAAATTTCCTATTAAATGGACAGCACCAGAGAGTCTTGCCTACAATACTTTCTCAATTAAATCTGACGTCTGGG CTTTTGGGGTGCTCTTATGGGAAATTGCTACATATGGAATGTCACCATATCCAGGTATTGACCTGTCTCAGGTCTATGATCTACTGGAAAAAGGATACCGAATGGAGCAGCCTGAAGGATGTCCCCCTAAGGTGTATGAACTTATGAGAGCAT GCTGGAAGTGGAGCCCTGCCGACAGGCCCTCTTTTGCAGAAACACATCAAGCTTTTGAAACCATGTTCCACGACTCTAGCATTTCTGAAG AGGTTGCTGAGGAGCTTGGGAGGGCCGCCGCCGCCTCGTCTGTGGTTCCATATCTGCCTCGACTGCCTCTGCTTCCTTCCAAGACCCGGACGCTGAAGAAGCAGGGGGAGAACAAGGAGAACATCGAGGGGGCACAAGATGCCACAGAAGATTCTGCTTCCAGTTCAGCACCAG ggttCATTAGAAGTGCACAGGCCCCCAGTGGGTCCCCAGCACTGCCTCGAAAGCAGAGAGACAAGTCACCCAGCAGCCTCTTGGAAGATGCCAAAGAGACATGCTTCACCAGAGATAGGAAGGGAGGCTTCTTCAGCTCCTTTATGAAAAAGAGAAACGCTCCCACACCCCCCAAACGCAGCAGCTCCTTCCGAGAAATGGAGAACCAGCCCCACAAGAAATACGAACTGACGG GGCTTCCAGAGCAGGATAGGATGGCAATGACCCTTCCCAGGAACTGCCAGAGGTCCAAACTCCAGCTGGAAAGGACAGTGTCCACCTCTTCTCAGCCAGAAGAGAATGTGGACAGGGCCAATGACACGCTTCCAAAAAAATCAGAGGAAGGTGCCGCTCCGACCAGGGAGAGACCAAAAGCCAAACTTCTGCCCAGAGGAGGCACCGCTCTTCCTCTCAGAACCCCCTCTGGGGATCCAGCCACTACAGAGAAGGATTCTCCAGGGTTGGGGGTGGCTGGAGTGGCAGCTGCCCCCAAGAGCAAGGAGAGGAATGGTGGGGCACGACTTGGCATGGCTGGAGTCCCAGAGGATGGCGAGCAGACCGGCTGGGCTTCTCCAGCCAAGACTGCCGCGGTCCTCCCAACCACTCATAACCACAAAGTGCCCGTCCTTATCTCACCCACTCTGAAGCACACTCCAGCTGACGTGCAGCTCATTGGCACAGACTCTCAGGGGAATAAATTCAAGCTCTTATCAGAGCATCAGGTCACTTCCTCTGGAGACAAGGACCGACCCCGCCGGGTAAAACCAAAGtgtgccccgcccccaccaccagtGATGAGACTACTGCAGCATCCGTCCGTGTGCTCAGACTCCACGGAAGAGCCAGCCGCCCCGACTGCAGTCCAGCCCAAGTCAGAAAcacaggagggagggaaaaaggcGGCTCCAGGGGCGGTGCCCACCAGTGGGAAAGCTGGGAGGCCTGTGATGCCTCCACCTCAAGTGCCTCTGCCCACATCTTCCGGCTCGCCAGCCAAAATGGCCAATGGCACAGCAGGTACTAAAGTGGCTCTGAGAAAAACCAAACAGGCGGCCGAGAAAATCTCAGCCAACAAAATCAGCAAGGAGGCCCTGCTGGAATGTGCCGACCTACTGTCCAGTGCCATCACGGAACCTGTGCCCAACAGCCAGCTGGTGGACACTGGCCACCAGCTGCTCGACTACTGCTCAGGCTACGTGGACTGCATCCCTCAAACTCGCAACAAATTTGCCTTCCGAGAGGCTGTGAGCAAACTGGAACTCAgcctgcaggagctgcaggtgtCTTCTGCAGCCGCTGGCGTGCCCGGGGCAAACCCTGTCCTTAACAACTTACTGTCATGTGTACAGGAAATCAGTGATGTGGTGCAGAGGTAG
- the ABL2 gene encoding tyrosine-protein kinase ABL2 isoform X1 — protein MGQQVGRVGEAPGLQQSQPRGIRGSSAARPSGRRRDLVGRTAEAGFNIFTQHDHFASCLEDGFEGDKTGGSSPEALHRPYGCDVEPQALNEAIRWSSKENLLGATESDPNLFVALYDFVASGDNTLSITKGEKLRVLGYNQNGEWSEVRSKNGQGWVPSNYITPVNSLEKHSWYHGPVSRSAAEYLLSSLINGSFLVRESESSPGQLSISLRYEGRVYHYRINTTTDGKVYVTAESRFSTLAELVHHHSTVADGLVTTLHYPAPKCNKPTVYGVSPIHDKWEMERTDITMKHKLGGGQYGEVYVGVWKKYSLTVAVKTLKEDTMEVEEFLKEAAVMKEIKHPNLVQLLGVCTLEPPFYIVTEYMPYGNLLDYLRECNREEVTAVVLLYMATQISSAMEYLEKKNFIHRDLAARNCLVGENHVVKVADFGLSRLMTGDTYTAHAGAKFPIKWTAPESLAYNTFSIKSDVWAFGVLLWEIATYGMSPYPGIDLSQVYDLLEKGYRMEQPEGCPPKVYELMRACWKWSPADRPSFAETHQAFETMFHDSSISEEVAEELGRAAAASSVVPYLPRLPLLPSKTRTLKKQGENKENIEGAQDATEDSASSSAPGFIRSAQAPSGSPALPRKQRDKSPSSLLEDAKETCFTRDRKGGFFSSFMKKRNAPTPPKRSSSFREMENQPHKKYELTGNFSSVASLQHAEGFSLTPAQQEASLVPPKCYGGSFAQRNLCNDDGGGGGGSGAAGGGWSGITGFFTPRLIKKTLGLRAGKPTASDDTSKPFPRSNSTSSVSSGLPEQDRMAMTLPRNCQRSKLQLERTVSTSSQPEENVDRANDTLPKKSEEGAAPTRERPKAKLLPRGGTALPLRTPSGDPATTEKDSPGLGVAGVAAAPKSKERNGGARLGMAGVPEDGEQTGWASPAKTAAVLPTTHNHKVPVLISPTLKHTPADVQLIGTDSQGNKFKLLSEHQVTSSGDKDRPRRVKPKCAPPPPPVMRLLQHPSVCSDSTEEPAAPTAVQPKSETQEGGKKAAPGAVPTSGKAGRPVMPPPQVPLPTSSGSPAKMANGTAGTKVALRKTKQAAEKISANKISKEALLECADLLSSAITEPVPNSQLVDTGHQLLDYCSGYVDCIPQTRNKFAFREAVSKLELSLQELQVSSAAAGVPGANPVLNNLLSCVQEISDVVQR, from the exons atcACTTTGCCAGCTGTTTGGAGGATGGATTTGAGGGAGACAAGACTGGAGGCAGTAGTCCAG AAGCCTTGCATCGCCCCTACGGTTGTGATGTTGAACCCCAGGCCCTGAACGAAGCCATCAGGTGGAGCTCCAAGGAGAACCTGCTTGGAGCCACCGAGAGTGACCCTAATCTCTTTGTTGCACTTTATGATTTTGTAGCAAGTGGTGATAACACACTCAGCATCACTAAAG GTGAAAAGCTCCGAGTCCTTGGTTACAACCAGAATGGAGAGTGGAGCGAAGTTCGCTCTAAGAATGGCCAAGGCTGGGTGCCAAGCAACTACATCACCCCTGTGAACAGCCTGGAAAAACATTCCTGGTATCATGGACCTGTGTCTCGCAGTGCAGCAGAGTACCTACTCAGCAGTCTGATCAATGGCAGCTTCCTGGTGCGAGAGAGTGAGAGCAGCCCCGGGCAGCTGTCAATCTCGCTCAGGTACGAGGGGCGTGTGTATCACTACAGGATCAATACCACCACAGATGGCAAG GTATACGTAACTGCTGAGAGCCGCTTCAGCACCTTGGCCGAGCTTGTTCACCATCACTCCACGGTGGCTGATGGGCTGGTGACAACCCTACACTATCCAGCACCCAAGTGTAATAAGCCTACAGTCTACGGTGTGTCCCCCATCCACGACAAGTGGGAAATGGAACGAACAGATATTACCATGAAGCACAAACTTGGGGGTGGTCAGTATGGAGAGGTTTACGTTGGCGTCTGGAAGAAATACAGCCTTACAGTTGCTGTGAAAACATTGAAG GAAGATACTATGGAGGTGGAGGAATTTCTCAAGGAAGCTGCAGTGATGAAGGAAATCAAGCATCCTAACCTGGTACAGCTATTAG GTGTGTGTACCTTGGAGCCACCATTTTACATTGTGACTGAATACATGCCTTATGGGAACTTGCTTGATTATCTCCGAGAATGCAACCGAGAAGAGGTGACTGCAGTTGTACTGCTTTACATGGCCACTCAGATCTCGTCTGCAATGGAGTATTTAGAGAAGAAGAATTTCATCCACAG GGATCTTGCAGCTCGTAACTGCCTGGTGGGAGAAAACCATGTGGTGAAAGTGGCTGATTTTGGCTTAAGTAGACTGATGACCGGAGACACCTATACTGCTCATGCTGGAGCCAAATTTCCTATTAAATGGACAGCACCAGAGAGTCTTGCCTACAATACTTTCTCAATTAAATCTGACGTCTGGG CTTTTGGGGTGCTCTTATGGGAAATTGCTACATATGGAATGTCACCATATCCAGGTATTGACCTGTCTCAGGTCTATGATCTACTGGAAAAAGGATACCGAATGGAGCAGCCTGAAGGATGTCCCCCTAAGGTGTATGAACTTATGAGAGCAT GCTGGAAGTGGAGCCCTGCCGACAGGCCCTCTTTTGCAGAAACACATCAAGCTTTTGAAACCATGTTCCACGACTCTAGCATTTCTGAAG AGGTTGCTGAGGAGCTTGGGAGGGCCGCCGCCGCCTCGTCTGTGGTTCCATATCTGCCTCGACTGCCTCTGCTTCCTTCCAAGACCCGGACGCTGAAGAAGCAGGGGGAGAACAAGGAGAACATCGAGGGGGCACAAGATGCCACAGAAGATTCTGCTTCCAGTTCAGCACCAG ggttCATTAGAAGTGCACAGGCCCCCAGTGGGTCCCCAGCACTGCCTCGAAAGCAGAGAGACAAGTCACCCAGCAGCCTCTTGGAAGATGCCAAAGAGACATGCTTCACCAGAGATAGGAAGGGAGGCTTCTTCAGCTCCTTTATGAAAAAGAGAAACGCTCCCACACCCCCCAAACGCAGCAGCTCCTTCCGAGAAATGGAGAACCAGCCCCACAAGAAATACGAACTGACGGGTAACTTCTCATCTGTTGCTTCTCTGCAGCATGCTGAAGGGTTCTCTCTCACTCCTGCCCAGCAAGAAGCGAGTCTGGTGCCACCCAAGTGCTATGGGGGTAGCTTTGCACAGAGGAACCTCTGTAATGACGacggtggcgggggtgggggcagcggtGCTGCTGGGGGCGGGTGGTCTGGCATCACAGGCTTCTTTACACCACGCTTAATCAAAAAGACGCTGGGCTTACGAGCAGGTAAACCCACAGCCAGTGATGACACATCCAAGCCTTTTCCAAGGTCAAACTCTACATCTTCCGTGTCCTCAGGGCTTCCAGAGCAGGATAGGATGGCAATGACCCTTCCCAGGAACTGCCAGAGGTCCAAACTCCAGCTGGAAAGGACAGTGTCCACCTCTTCTCAGCCAGAAGAGAATGTGGACAGGGCCAATGACACGCTTCCAAAAAAATCAGAGGAAGGTGCCGCTCCGACCAGGGAGAGACCAAAAGCCAAACTTCTGCCCAGAGGAGGCACCGCTCTTCCTCTCAGAACCCCCTCTGGGGATCCAGCCACTACAGAGAAGGATTCTCCAGGGTTGGGGGTGGCTGGAGTGGCAGCTGCCCCCAAGAGCAAGGAGAGGAATGGTGGGGCACGACTTGGCATGGCTGGAGTCCCAGAGGATGGCGAGCAGACCGGCTGGGCTTCTCCAGCCAAGACTGCCGCGGTCCTCCCAACCACTCATAACCACAAAGTGCCCGTCCTTATCTCACCCACTCTGAAGCACACTCCAGCTGACGTGCAGCTCATTGGCACAGACTCTCAGGGGAATAAATTCAAGCTCTTATCAGAGCATCAGGTCACTTCCTCTGGAGACAAGGACCGACCCCGCCGGGTAAAACCAAAGtgtgccccgcccccaccaccagtGATGAGACTACTGCAGCATCCGTCCGTGTGCTCAGACTCCACGGAAGAGCCAGCCGCCCCGACTGCAGTCCAGCCCAAGTCAGAAAcacaggagggagggaaaaaggcGGCTCCAGGGGCGGTGCCCACCAGTGGGAAAGCTGGGAGGCCTGTGATGCCTCCACCTCAAGTGCCTCTGCCCACATCTTCCGGCTCGCCAGCCAAAATGGCCAATGGCACAGCAGGTACTAAAGTGGCTCTGAGAAAAACCAAACAGGCGGCCGAGAAAATCTCAGCCAACAAAATCAGCAAGGAGGCCCTGCTGGAATGTGCCGACCTACTGTCCAGTGCCATCACGGAACCTGTGCCCAACAGCCAGCTGGTGGACACTGGCCACCAGCTGCTCGACTACTGCTCAGGCTACGTGGACTGCATCCCTCAAACTCGCAACAAATTTGCCTTCCGAGAGGCTGTGAGCAAACTGGAACTCAgcctgcaggagctgcaggtgtCTTCTGCAGCCGCTGGCGTGCCCGGGGCAAACCCTGTCCTTAACAACTTACTGTCATGTGTACAGGAAATCAGTGATGTGGTGCAGAGGTAG